In Streptomyces liangshanensis, the DNA window GCCGCCGTCGGCGGTGCCAACCGCTGGGTCGTCCTGGTCGTCCTCTGCGTCAGCCTGCTGCTGGTCGCGCTCGACGCGACCGTCCTGCACGTGGCCGTCCCCTCCGTCACCGAGGACCTGCACCCCAGCGGCGTCCAGCTCCTCTGGATCGTGGACGCCTACCCGCTGGTCTGCGCCGCGCTGCTGATCCTCTTCGGCACCCTCGGCGACCGCATAGGGCGCCGGCGCGTCCTCCTGCTCGGGTACGGGTTCTTCGCCGCCGCTTCTGCCGTCGCCGCCTTCTCGGACTCGCCCATGGTGCTGATCGGGGCCCGCGCCCTGCTCGGCGTCGGCGGCGCGATGATCATGCCGGCCACCCTCTCCATCCTCCGCGCGGTCTTCCCCGACCGGCGCGAGCGGGCGGTGGCCATCGGGGTGTGGACGGCGGTCGCCGCGGTCGGCGCCGCCGTCGGACCCGTCCTCGGCGGCTTCCTCGTCGAGCACTTCTGGTGGGGCTCGGTCTTCCTGATCAACCTCCCGCTGCTGGCCGTCATCCTGCCGCTCGGCCGCCTGGTGCTCCCCGAGTCCAAGGGCAGCTCCGACGGCCCCTGGGACGTGCTCGGCGCCCTGATGGCGGCGGCGGGCGTGCTCGGCCTCGTCTTCGGCGTGAAACGCCTCGGCGCCGGCGAGCACCCCCTCGGCCTCGCGACCCTCGTACCGCTCTGCGCCGGAGCCGCCCTGCTGGTCCTCTTCGTACGGAGGCAGCGCCGCCGCGCCAACCCGCTGATCGACATGCGCATGTTCGCCAGGCCCACCTTCTCCGTCTCCATCGGCTGCATCGTCCTCGCGATGCTCGCGCTGGTCGGCCTGGAGCTGATCGCCGTCCAGTACCTCCAGCTCGTGCTGGGGCTCAGCCCGCTGGAGACCGGGCTGCGGCTCCTGCCGCTCACCTTCGCCGCGATGGCCGCGGGCGCCACCGGATCGCTCACCCTGCGCCGGGTGGGCCCCCGCCGGATGGTGTCCGGGGGCTTCGTCCTCACCGCCGCCGCCGTCCTGCTCCTCGTGATGATGGGCCAGCACGACCGGCCGGGCCTGCTGACCGCCGCCTTCGTCCTGCTCGGCTTCGGGGTGCAGTCCACGCTCTTCGGCGCCTACGAGTCGATGCTCAGCGAGGCCCCCGCCGAACAGGCCGGCGGGGCCGCCGCCATAGGCGAGACGTCGTACCAACTGGGCGCGGGCATGGGCATCGCCCTGCTCGGCAGCGTGATGAACGCGTCCTACGCGCCCGCCATGTCCTCCGTGAAGGGCGTCCGCAAGGCGGACGGCACGGCCGCCTCCCAGTCCCTGGGCGAGGCCTACCAGGTCGCGAACCGGCTGGGCGGACCCGCCGGCGACTCCCTGCGCAGCGCCGCCCGCCACGCGTACGTGCACGGTCTCCACGTCACCCTGCTGGTCAGCGCCGGCCTGCTGCTCCTCGGGGCCCTCGCCGCCCTGCGGCTGCCCCGGATCATGGAGTGCGCGGCGCCCGGCGCCGACACCGCCGCCGGGACACCCGAGGCGGTGGCCGTCCCGGCGGCCGCGATACCGGAACAGCGGCCGCGGGAGCGTCACGTACCGGACCTGCGCAAGGCCGCCGCGTCCCGCGCCCCGGCCGACCGGGCCGAGCCACCGGGGAAGCAGCAGCCCGCGCCCGGCCGGCGGACCGCCCTGGTACCCCGCGGCCCGTCCCGCTGACGCCCGGCCCGCCGACGGCCCGTCCCACGGGTGGCGGCCCGTCCCACGGGCGTTGCGGTCGCCGCGGCGGCGCCGTAACGTCTGCGCCGAGCCGCAACTAACACCGCTAGTTTCATGAGCCGCGCGAGCCGCCGGAGGCAGCCCCCATGCCCGTACCGTCCTTCGACCCCGGTGATCCGCTCGGCCTCGACGACCTGCTCGACCCGGAGGACCTGGCGATCCGGGACACCGTCCGCGCCTGGGCGGCCGACCGCGTCCTGCCGCACATCGCCGAGTGGTACGAGAAGGGCGAGCTGCCCGTCCTGCGCGAACTGGCCCGGGAACTCGGCGAACTGGGCGCGCTCGGCATGTCCCTGACCGGATACGGCTGCGCGGGCGCGACCGCCGTGCAGTACGGGCTCGCCTGCCTGGAGCTGGAGGCCGCCGACTCCGGCATCCGCTCCCTCGTCTCGGTCCAGGGCTCCCTGGCCATGTACGCGATCCACCGTTACGGCTCCGAGGAGCAGAAGCTGCGGTGGCTGCCCGGCATGGCGGCCGGCGAGCTGATCGGCTGCTTCGGCCTCACCGAACCCGACCACGGCTCCGACCCGGCCGGGATGCGCACCCGCGCCCGCCGGGACGGCACCGACTGGATCCTCGACGGCCGCAAGATGTGGATCACCAACAGCCCGGTGGCGGACGTCGCCGTCGTCTGGGCGCAGACGACCGAGCGGCCGGACGGGGTCCGCGGCTTCCTCGTCCCGGCCGGCACCCCCGGCTTCTCCGCCCCCGAGATCAAGCGCAAGTGGTCGCTGCGCGCCTCGGTCACCGGCGAACTGGTCCTCGACGGCGTACGGCTGCCGGCCGACGCCGTCCTCCCGGAGGTCACGGGGCTGCGCGGACCGCTCAGCTGCCTGAACCACGCGCGGTACGGGATCGTCTGGGGCTCCATGGGAGCCGCGCGCACCAGTTTCGAATCGGCGCTGGAGTACGCGCGGACGCGGGAGCAGTTCGGCCGGCCGATCGGCGGCTTCCAGCTCACCCAGGCCAAGCTCGCCGACATGGCCCTCGAACTGCACAAGGGCATCCTGCTCGCGCACCACCTGGGACGGCGGATGGACGCCGGCCGGCTCCGCCCGGAACAGGTCAGCTTCGGGAAGCTGAACAACGTGCGGGAGGCCATCGGGATCTGCCGTACCGCCCGCACGATCCTCGGGGCCAACGGGATCTCGCTCGACTACCCGGTCATGCGGCACGCGACGAACCTGGAGTCGGTCCTCACCTACGAGGGCACGGTCGAGATGCACCAGTTGGTCCTGGGCAAGGCGCTCACCGGTCTCGATGCCTTCCGGTGATCCGGGAGGTTCCCGGACGAAACCGGACAGGCCCGGGCGGACCGGTGCGCGCCCCGCTCAGCTCTGGTTGAAGAAGCCGTCCTGCGCGCGCCCCGCGGGGTCGCCGCTGACGATCTCGGTGTCGGCGGGGGTCAGCAGGAAGACCCGCGTGGCGACCCGCTCGATCGAACCGCGCAGTCCGAAGGCCAGCCCGGCGGCGAAGTCCACGACCCGCTTGGCGTCGGAGGGCTCCATGGCGGTGAGGTTCATGATGACCGGGGTGCCGGCCCGGAAGAGCTCGCCGATGTGCCGGGCGTCCCGGAAGCCGTCCGGGGAGACCGTGGCGATCCTGCGGTCCTCGGGAACGGCCTGGGAAGCGACCCGCGCCCGGGGGTCGGTCTTCCAGGTGTCGTCGCTCTCCGCACCCTCGGCGTACTCGTCGTCGTAGTAACGCTCGTCGTTGTCCTCGACGAGGCCCAGCCAAGCACTCGCCTTGCGCACCGATCCCATGGACGCCTCCTCTCACCGCGGTCACTAGTGGTTCCGCACTCCCTATGGTCGACCATGATGCGGATTCCGCGCCAAGGGGATAGCCGCCGCACAGGGGATTCGTGACGGTACTGGTGCAGAAGATGTGGCGGTTCGTCAAGGTTCCTCCTGCGTACGGGCCCTGAGGCGGTGCAAAATATGACGTTCCGGCCAGATGGGTGACGCGGGGGTCGTACGGGTGAACGGGGGGTCGATACGATGCTCTGCGCACAGACGAACGACTCCGGGGGGACCGTCGTGTTCGGGATCGTCAGACCATGCACACACCGCCTCACCGACGGCCTCAAGGCCGAGTGGACGGCCCATCTCTGCGGAATGTGCCTCGCACTTCGCTCCGACCACGGACAGCTGTCCCGGGTCGTCACCAACTACGACGGCCTGATCGTCTCGGTCCTGACGGAGGCTCAGACCGGACCCGACCCGGCCCGGCGGCGCACCGCGGGCCCCTGTCCGCTGCGCGGCATGCGGACCGCGCCGGTCGCCCGGGGGGAGGGCGCGCGCCTCGCCGCCGCCGTCTCACTGGTCCTGGCGTCGGCGAAGGTACGGGACCACGTGGCCGACGGGGACGGGCTGTTGAAGCGCAAGCCGCTGGCCGCCGCCGCGCGCCGGGTCGCCACCGGCTGGGACCGGGCGGGCGCCCGCACCGGCGCGCGGCTGGGATTCGACACGTCCGTCCTGGTCGACGCCGTCGACCGGCAGCAGGGCATCGAGGCCCTCGCCGGTCCCGGCACCGCGCTGCCGGCCGTCACCGAGCCGACCGAGACGGCGACCGGCGCCGCCTTCGCGCACACCGCCGTCCTCGCGGGCCGGCCGGGCAACCGCGCGCCGCTGACCGAGGCCGGACGGCTCTTCGGACGGCTCGCCCATCTGCTGGACGCCGTGGAGGACCAGGAAACCGACGCAGCGTCAGGAGCCTGGAACCCGCTGACCGCGACCGGTACGAGCAGGGCGGAGGCCCGCAGGCTCGCCGACGACGCCGTGCGCGGCGTCCGTCTCGCCCTGCGGGACGCGGAGTTCGCCGACGGCCGGCTCGCGCACGTCCTGCTCGCCCACGAACTGCGCGTGTCCGTGGACCGGGCGTTCGGCACGACGGCGTGCGCGCACCCCACGACGGGTACGCCGCAGGGGCCGCACCCCGGGCCGCCCCGGCCCGGACCGCGCGGGTTCCTGGCCGGCTGCGCGGCCTTCGTCGGCCTGTGCTGCACCTGCCGGATGTGCTGCGCGGAGAGCTACGAGGGCCCGTGGTCACGCAAGGACCGGGAGGGCATCTGCCGTGACTGTGACTGCGACTGCTGTGACTGCTGCAACTGCGATTGCGACTGTTGTGGATGTGACGGCTGCGGCTGCGACTGCTGACCGGACGGGCCGGAGGAGGAGAGCGGGAAAGCGGGAGCGAGGGGGGTGACGCGGGGAACGACGCATGTGAAGGCACGCGGGAGACGGCGGACGAGCGCCGGTGGTACGGAGGCCGTGCAGGGCGTCAGCTCAACAGGACGAGGACCACACTCGACCGAAGTCGATGTGGGAGCGGGTGACCAGCCACTGCTGCGCATACATGTGCCAAGTGGAACAGGCATCCGTTTGCGCGTCAACCGAGTACCCCCGGAGGCCCGGAGTGTGGACAAGCTTGACAGCGGACCGTACGGAGCCCTTAGCCTCGGGGCTGTGAGTGGACCCCGCTGAGGGGCTCGGTCCACCCGCGTCAGCCGTGAAGGCACATCCCGTGTTCGATCCCTGTATCCACGGAGCCTTCGCATGCCTGTGCCCTCGCACCCCACCCGTACCCCCGCCCTGACCCGGTCCGTCGTCGTGGTCGGCGCGGGTCCGCGCGGCACGGGGTTCCTCGAACGGTTCGCCGCCAACGCGCCCGCCCTGTACGACGGACGGCCGCTCGACATCCACCTCGTCGACCCGTTCCCCCCGGGCGGCGGCCGGATATGGCGCCGCGCGCAGTCGCCGCTCCTCTGGATGAACTCGATGGCCGAGGACGTCACCATGTTCACCGACGACTCCGTGCTGCTCGACGGCCCCGTCACCGAAGGGCCCGCCCTCCACGAATGGGCACGGGACGTGGGGGAGGGCAGGGCCGGCCTCTCCGAGGAGACCGTGCGCGCCGACCCGGGACTGCGCGCCGAGATAACGGCCCTGAGCGGCCAGGCCTTTCCCAGCAGGCGGGTGCAGAGCGCCTACCTGAGCTGGGTGTACGAGCGGACGGTGGCCGCCCTCCCGCCCGGCGTCACCCTGCACCGCCACCCGACCCGCGCCCTGCGCGTCGGCGGACCGCGCGACGGCAGGCAGAGCGTCTGGCTGGAGGACCGCACCGAACCGCTCCCCGCCGACCTGGTGGTCCTGACCCTCGGGCATCTCGACGCCGAACCGGAGCCCGAGCACGTGGAACTGGCGGCGTTCGCCCGGCGGCACGGGCTGGTGCACGTACCGCCCGACTTCACCGCCGACAGCGACCTGTCCGCCCTGCCCGCCGGCGAACCGGTGATCGTGCGCGGCTTCGGCCTCGCCTTCGTGGACCTCATGGTGCTGCTCACCGAGGGCCGCGGCGGGCGCTACTCCGAGGCGCCGGAGGGGGAGGGGGCCAGTGAGGAGCTGGTCTACCACCCCTCCGGGCGGGAGCCGGTGCTGTACGTGGGGTCGCGGCGCGGTGTCCCGTACCACTCCAAGCTCGGGTACGGCCTGACCGGCGAGAGACCGCCGCTGCCGCGCTTCCTCGGGCCCGGCCAGATCGACGAGCTGCTCCGCCTGCCCCGGCCGCTCGACTTCCGGCGCGACGTCCGGCCCCTGGTCGACAAGGAGCTGGGCTTCGCCCACTACCACCGGCTCTTCACCGCCCACCCCGAGCGCACCCGCATGGCCTGGACCGACTTCGAGGAGAAGTACGCCGCCGCCGCGCCCGGCAGTCCGGAGCTGGACGCCCTCACGGCCGCCGCCGTGCCCGACCCCGCCGACCGGCTCGACCTCGCCCTCCTCGACCGCCCGCTGGCCGGGGTGACCTTCGCGTCGCACGAGGCGCTCCAGGACGGGCTGCGCGCCTACGTCACCGCCGACCTCGCGCGCCGCCACGACCCGGCCCACAGCGCCGACCTCGCCGTGTTCTTCGGACTGCTCTCCGTCTACGTGCAGTTGACCCGGCTCGGCGACCTCGGGGACCTGGGCGGCCAGTGGCACGGCTTCTTCAGCTACCTCGCCTCGGGGCCGCCGGGACCCCGGCTGCGCCAGCTCCTCGCCCTGTCCCGGGCCGGGATCGTCCGCTTCCTCGGCGCCGACACCACGGTCGAGGCCGACGAGCGGAACGGCGTCTTCCGGGCGGGTGGCGCGTCCGTGCCCGGCCACCACGTCGAGGCGCGCGCCCTGGTCGAGGCCCGGCTCCCCGACCCGTCGCCCGAGCGCACCCGCAGCCCGCTGCTGCGCGCGCTGTACGAGGAGGGGGCCGCCGCCACCTCCGCCGGGCTGGTCCGGGTCGACCCCGGCGACGGGCGGCTCGTCGAGAGCGACGGGCGCCCGCACCCGCGCCGCTTCGCGCTGGGCCCGTACACGACCGCGCGCTCCAGCGGCGCCTTCACCCGCCCCCGTACCGGCGGCCCCGCCTTCCGCCAGAACGACGACGTCGCCCGCGCGATCCTGTCCTTCCTGCGCAACCCGGCGGACGACCGAGACCCGGCGGACGACCGAGACCCGGCCGACGACCGGGACCCCGCGGACCGACCGAATCCCACCGGCCACCGGGATCCCACCGACCACCCGGACCCCGTCGGCCACCACGACCCGGGGGACGACCGGGAACCGGCCGACCACCGGGAACCCACCTACGGCGGGGACACCACCGACCACCGGGACCTGGCCGACGACCGGGATCCCACCGACCACCAGGACCCGGCCGGCCACAGGGATCCCGTCGGCGACCCGGACCCGGCCGATCACCCGGACCCAGCCGGCCACCACGACCCGGGGGACGCCGGCCGTACCGGTCGTCCGCGGGTGGGGTCCGGCTCCTGACCCGCCGCCGTCCGAACCGACGCCGCGTGCCCCGCTGTTGCCCGGCCGGGCGCAGCCCCCCCCGAAGCTGAGAGGCCCTGACATTGCCCGCCACCCGACCCCTGCATCTCGCCGCCGAGATCGGCGGTCCGCCGCGGTACGACGCCGCCGATTACGTCGCCCTCGCCCGCCTCGCCGAGCGCGGCGCCCTCGACTTCGTCACCCTCCAGGACTCGTTCACGCGGCCCGGCCTCGACGCGCTCGCCGTCCTGGCCCGGGTCGCCCCGGCCACCGAGCGGATCGGGCTGGTCGCGACGGTCACCACCACCCACACCGAGCCGTTCCACGTCTCCTCCGCCGTCGCCACCCTGGACTGGGTGAGCCGCGGCCGGGCCGGCTGGGTGGTCGACGTGTCGACCACCCCCGCGCAGGCCCGGCTCTTCGGCCGCCGCCACGCGGCGCCCCCCGAGGCCCTGTGGCGGGAGGCCGGCGAGGTCGCCGAGGTGGCGGCGCGGCTGTGGGACAGCTGGGAGGACGACGCCGAGATCCGCGACACGTCGACAGGGCGCTTCGTCGACCGGGACAAGCTCCACCATGTCGACTTCGAGGGCGGCATGTTCACCGTCCGGGGCCCGGCGATCGTGCCGAGGCCCCCGCAGGGCCACCCGGTCACCGTCGTGGACGCGGCCGGCGAGCACAGCGAGGAGACCGCCGCGCGCCACGCGGACGTCGTCCTCATCCGGGCCACCCGCCCGGAGGAGGCGGCCGCGATCCGCGAGCGGCTCCGCGCCCGCGCCGCCGCCCACGGCCGGCGCCCCGACGCCCTGCGGGTCCTCGCCGCCCTCACGGTCAACCTCGGCGACGGCGAACGCCCCGCGGAACCGGGGCTGGAGAGCGCGCCCCGTACCACCGGCGGCGCCGGCGGACCCTACTACCGCGGCGGCCCCGTCGACCTCGCCGAACTCATCGCCGGCTGGCACCGGGGCGGCGCCGTCGACGGCTTCCACGTCGCCCCCGAGGAACCGGCCCGCGACCTCGAAC includes these proteins:
- a CDS encoding MFS transporter codes for the protein MTGTTTAAARSRAAVGGANRWVVLVVLCVSLLLVALDATVLHVAVPSVTEDLHPSGVQLLWIVDAYPLVCAALLILFGTLGDRIGRRRVLLLGYGFFAAASAVAAFSDSPMVLIGARALLGVGGAMIMPATLSILRAVFPDRRERAVAIGVWTAVAAVGAAVGPVLGGFLVEHFWWGSVFLINLPLLAVILPLGRLVLPESKGSSDGPWDVLGALMAAAGVLGLVFGVKRLGAGEHPLGLATLVPLCAGAALLVLFVRRQRRRANPLIDMRMFARPTFSVSIGCIVLAMLALVGLELIAVQYLQLVLGLSPLETGLRLLPLTFAAMAAGATGSLTLRRVGPRRMVSGGFVLTAAAVLLLVMMGQHDRPGLLTAAFVLLGFGVQSTLFGAYESMLSEAPAEQAGGAAAIGETSYQLGAGMGIALLGSVMNASYAPAMSSVKGVRKADGTAASQSLGEAYQVANRLGGPAGDSLRSAARHAYVHGLHVTLLVSAGLLLLGALAALRLPRIMECAAPGADTAAGTPEAVAVPAAAIPEQRPRERHVPDLRKAAASRAPADRAEPPGKQQPAPGRRTALVPRGPSR
- a CDS encoding acyl-CoA dehydrogenase family protein; the encoded protein is MPVPSFDPGDPLGLDDLLDPEDLAIRDTVRAWAADRVLPHIAEWYEKGELPVLRELARELGELGALGMSLTGYGCAGATAVQYGLACLELEAADSGIRSLVSVQGSLAMYAIHRYGSEEQKLRWLPGMAAGELIGCFGLTEPDHGSDPAGMRTRARRDGTDWILDGRKMWITNSPVADVAVVWAQTTERPDGVRGFLVPAGTPGFSAPEIKRKWSLRASVTGELVLDGVRLPADAVLPEVTGLRGPLSCLNHARYGIVWGSMGAARTSFESALEYARTREQFGRPIGGFQLTQAKLADMALELHKGILLAHHLGRRMDAGRLRPEQVSFGKLNNVREAIGICRTARTILGANGISLDYPVMRHATNLESVLTYEGTVEMHQLVLGKALTGLDAFR
- a CDS encoding cell division protein SepF, with protein sequence MGSVRKASAWLGLVEDNDERYYDDEYAEGAESDDTWKTDPRARVASQAVPEDRRIATVSPDGFRDARHIGELFRAGTPVIMNLTAMEPSDAKRVVDFAAGLAFGLRGSIERVATRVFLLTPADTEIVSGDPAGRAQDGFFNQS
- a CDS encoding DUF5685 family protein, encoding MLCAQTNDSGGTVVFGIVRPCTHRLTDGLKAEWTAHLCGMCLALRSDHGQLSRVVTNYDGLIVSVLTEAQTGPDPARRRTAGPCPLRGMRTAPVARGEGARLAAAVSLVLASAKVRDHVADGDGLLKRKPLAAAARRVATGWDRAGARTGARLGFDTSVLVDAVDRQQGIEALAGPGTALPAVTEPTETATGAAFAHTAVLAGRPGNRAPLTEAGRLFGRLAHLLDAVEDQETDAASGAWNPLTATGTSRAEARRLADDAVRGVRLALRDAEFADGRLAHVLLAHELRVSVDRAFGTTACAHPTTGTPQGPHPGPPRPGPRGFLAGCAAFVGLCCTCRMCCAESYEGPWSRKDREGICRDCDCDCCDCCNCDCDCCGCDGCGCDC
- a CDS encoding LLM class flavin-dependent oxidoreductase gives rise to the protein MPATRPLHLAAEIGGPPRYDAADYVALARLAERGALDFVTLQDSFTRPGLDALAVLARVAPATERIGLVATVTTTHTEPFHVSSAVATLDWVSRGRAGWVVDVSTTPAQARLFGRRHAAPPEALWREAGEVAEVAARLWDSWEDDAEIRDTSTGRFVDRDKLHHVDFEGGMFTVRGPAIVPRPPQGHPVTVVDAAGEHSEETAARHADVVLIRATRPEEAAAIRERLRARAAAHGRRPDALRVLAALTVNLGDGERPAEPGLESAPRTTGGAGGPYYRGGPVDLAELIAGWHRGGAVDGFHVAPEEPARDLERVVNGTVALLQHRSRFRTFYPGGTLREHLGLTRPANRYAHAGGAS